A genomic segment from Segniliparus rotundus DSM 44985 encodes:
- a CDS encoding glycosyltransferase family 2 protein, whose protein sequence is MTTQDDVWLVIPVYNEGSVITRVVGQALAVFPNIVCVDDGSRDDTAAQIGQTGAHLVRHPVNLGQGAAIQTGVEYARAQPGATYFVTFDADGQHRTEDAARMVARLRAADRGEGEPVDLVLGSRFLAEEARKGVPVVKRVLLRVVAAISPEGRRLKLTDAHNGLRAFNRVVAERLDILQNGMGHASEFVKLALHHHWRVVEEPVVILYTDYSKAKGQSLLNGVNILVDNALRPARGR, encoded by the coding sequence ATGACGACCCAGGACGACGTGTGGCTCGTCATCCCGGTGTACAACGAGGGCTCGGTCATCACAAGGGTGGTGGGCCAGGCGTTGGCGGTCTTCCCGAACATCGTCTGCGTGGACGACGGGAGCCGGGACGACACCGCCGCGCAGATCGGGCAGACCGGGGCGCACCTCGTGCGGCACCCGGTGAACCTCGGGCAAGGCGCGGCAATCCAGACCGGAGTCGAATACGCCCGGGCGCAGCCGGGCGCGACGTACTTCGTCACCTTCGACGCGGACGGGCAGCACCGGACCGAGGACGCGGCGCGCATGGTGGCGCGGCTCCGCGCCGCGGACCGGGGCGAAGGGGAGCCGGTGGACCTCGTGCTCGGCAGCCGTTTTCTGGCCGAAGAGGCCCGCAAAGGGGTGCCAGTGGTCAAACGCGTCCTGTTGCGCGTGGTCGCGGCGATCAGCCCCGAGGGCCGCAGGCTCAAGCTCACCGACGCGCACAACGGCCTGCGGGCGTTCAACCGCGTCGTCGCCGAGCGGCTGGACATCCTCCAAAACGGCATGGGCCACGCTTCGGAGTTCGTCAAACTCGCCCTGCATCACCATTGGCGCGTCGTGGAAGAGCCCGTCGTCATCCTGTACACGGACTATTCCAAGGCCAAGGGCCAATCCTTGCTCAACGGCGTGAACATCCTCGTCGACAACGCGCTCCGGCCCGCGAGGGGACGCTGA
- a CDS encoding DUF2304 domain-containing protein, whose translation MSPLLTQLPIKLVLLAAGATLAFYLARARGTARASAAVKLLFLGFLAFGALAVLRPDDVSAFARLLGVGAGMNLLLYALVIAFAFTTVSTYLRFKELEGRYVSLARVIALSTASPPSTRGPAADPSAGAGTISRLADGPSGQNEEQENAAPDARGSWEVPPA comes from the coding sequence ATGAGCCCCCTTCTCACGCAGCTGCCGATCAAACTCGTGCTGCTCGCCGCAGGCGCGACGCTCGCGTTCTACCTCGCCCGAGCCCGAGGCACCGCCCGTGCTTCGGCGGCGGTCAAGCTGCTTTTCCTCGGGTTCCTCGCGTTCGGGGCATTGGCGGTGCTGCGCCCGGACGACGTGTCCGCGTTCGCCCGGCTGCTCGGCGTCGGAGCTGGTATGAACCTTTTGCTGTACGCGCTGGTCATCGCTTTCGCGTTCACGACGGTCTCGACATATTTGCGGTTCAAGGAGCTCGAAGGCCGTTATGTCTCGCTCGCGAGGGTGATCGCGCTGTCCACGGCTTCCCCGCCGTCGACGCGCGGCCCAGCCGCCGACCCCTCGGCGGGGGCCGGTACGATCTCCCGGTTGGCAGACGGTCCATCCGGTCAGAACGAAGAACAAGAGAACGCAGCCCCCGATGCGCGGGGCTCGTGGGAGGTGCCCCCAGCATGA